Proteins from a genomic interval of Anaerolineales bacterium:
- a CDS encoding lysoplasmalogenase, whose amino-acid sequence RLEYFAKPAVMLILIFGLILYGEILPSPIGWLFLAGLGFSLLGDVFLMLPANRFIPGLLAFLAAHLLYVVAFNQGGPVVSPASAAFALLVAAIAVPILVRIRRALLLAGRAKLWPPVAVYGVVLAATLWSTWCTTLRPEWPWAGALLAAIGGGLFFVSDALNAWERFVDRFTASRLLVMVSYHLAQYLMAAGVVLAVAAGAG is encoded by the coding sequence AGGCTCGAATACTTTGCCAAGCCCGCCGTGATGCTCATCCTGATCTTCGGGCTGATCTTGTATGGGGAGATCCTGCCGTCCCCGATCGGCTGGCTGTTCCTAGCTGGTCTGGGGTTCTCCCTGCTCGGCGACGTCTTCTTGATGCTGCCTGCCAACCGCTTCATCCCAGGGCTGCTCGCCTTTCTTGCAGCTCACCTGCTGTACGTCGTGGCGTTCAATCAGGGTGGCCCGGTCGTCAGTCCCGCGAGCGCCGCCTTCGCCCTGTTGGTCGCCGCCATCGCCGTTCCGATCCTGGTCCGCATCCGGCGGGCGTTGCTGCTGGCTGGCCGGGCGAAACTGTGGCCACCCGTGGCCGTGTACGGCGTGGTGCTGGCGGCAACGCTGTGGTCGACGTGGTGCACCACCCTCCGCCCCGAGTGGCCCTGGGCCGGCGCCCTGTTGGCGGCAATCGGCGGCGGGCTGTTCTTCGTCTCCGACGCCCTGAACGCCTGGGAGCGCTTTGTGGACCGGTTCACGGCCTCCCGCCTGCTCGTCATGGTTTCCTACCACCTGGCTCAGTACCTGATGGCCGCCGGTGTCGTCCTGGCGGTGGCTGCCGGCGCAGGCTGA